A region of Streptomyces sp. WMMC500 DNA encodes the following proteins:
- a CDS encoding TIGR02234 family membrane protein codes for MTAQSGSRAPLAAALLSGALGAAVVLVAAGRTWAEGEAPTPVADAVLPVTAGGRDVTGVPAALAIVGLAALVAVFAVRRAGRVVVAALLTLCGVGVIAASALGASDTDALDDQAAEAAGLTGAAVEAVSHTAWPWVSLAGGVLLLCAGLLALRYGSGWPAMSGRYERPGGAVAARPRRSAPVDPERPEELWKALDRGEDPTRER; via the coding sequence GTGACAGCTCAGTCCGGCTCCCGTGCCCCCCTCGCCGCCGCCCTGCTCTCCGGCGCGCTCGGAGCCGCCGTGGTCCTCGTCGCCGCCGGCCGCACCTGGGCCGAGGGCGAGGCCCCCACCCCCGTCGCGGACGCCGTGCTGCCCGTGACCGCCGGCGGCCGGGACGTCACCGGCGTACCGGCCGCGCTGGCGATCGTCGGACTCGCCGCGCTCGTCGCCGTCTTCGCCGTCCGCCGCGCCGGCCGCGTCGTCGTCGCCGCACTGCTCACGCTCTGCGGCGTCGGCGTGATCGCCGCCTCCGCCCTCGGCGCCTCCGACACCGACGCACTCGACGACCAGGCCGCGGAGGCCGCGGGCCTCACCGGCGCCGCGGTGGAAGCCGTCAGCCACACCGCCTGGCCCTGGGTGAGCCTGGCCGGCGGCGTGCTGCTGCTCTGCGCCGGGCTGCTCGCGCTGCGCTACGGCTCCGGCTGGCCGGCGATGTCCGGGCGCTACGAGCGCCCCGGCGGCGCCGTCGCGGCCCGCCCGCGGCGGTCCGCACCCGTGGACCCCGAGCGGCCCGAGGAGCTGTGGAAGGCCCTCGACCGCGGCGAGGACCCCACCCGCGAGCGCTGA
- a CDS encoding HGxxPAAW family protein, whose product MAENHDHGHTPAAWTAVVIIFIGFCVSGALMVMDQPLLFWLSLIIIPLGGVVGAVMRGMGLGKKPVPPVRMAGE is encoded by the coding sequence ATGGCGGAGAACCACGACCACGGACACACGCCGGCCGCATGGACCGCGGTGGTCATCATCTTCATCGGGTTCTGCGTCTCGGGCGCCCTGATGGTCATGGACCAGCCGCTGCTCTTCTGGCTGAGCCTGATCATCATTCCCCTCGGCGGCGTGGTCGGCGCCGTGATGCGCGGCATGGGGCTGGGCAAGAAGCCGGTGCCGCCGGTGCGCATGGCCGGCGAGTAG